One Brassica napus cultivar Da-Ae chromosome C4, Da-Ae, whole genome shotgun sequence genomic region harbors:
- the LOC106396769 gene encoding homeobox-leucine zipper protein ATHB-14, with amino-acid sequence MMVHTMHRESPDKGLDSGKYVRYTPEQVEALERVYTECPKPSSLRRHQLIRESPILSNIEPKQIKVWFQNRRCREKQRKEAARLQTVNRKLNAMNKLLMEENDRLQKQVSHLVYENGHMKHQLHTASGTTTDNSCESVVVSGQQHQQQNSNHPQHLQRDANNPAGLLSIAEEALAEFLSKATGTAVDWVQMIGMKPGPDSIGIVSISRNCSGIAARACGLVSLEPMKVAEILKDRQSWLRDCRCVDTLSVIPAGNGGTIELIYTQMYAPTTLAAARDFWTLRYSTCLEDGSYVVCERSLTSTTGGPNGPPSSSFVRAEMRPSGFLIRPCDGGGSIVHIVDHVDLDAWSVPEVMRPLYESSKILAQKMTVAALRHARQIAQETSGEVQYGGGRQPAVLRTFSQKLCRGFNDAVNGFVDDGWSPLGSNDGAEDISVMINLSPGKFGGPSHYGSSFLPSFGSGVLCAKASMLLENVPPAVLVRFLREHRSEWADYGVDAYAAASLRASPFAVPCARAGGFPSNQVILPLAQTVEHEEFLEVVRLEGHAYSPEDMGLARDIYLLQLCSGVDENVVGGCAQLVFAPIDESFADDAPLLPSGFRVIPLEHKSTPNGASGNRTLDLASALEGSTRQGSEAGPNGCNFRSVVTIAFQFTFDNHTRDSVASMARQYVRSIVGSIQRVALAIAPRPGSSISPMSAPTSPEALTLVRWISRSYRVHTGADLFGSDSQTSDDTLLRQLWSHTDAILCCSLKTNASPVFTFANQTGLDMLETTLVALQDIMLDKTLDESGRKALCSEFPKIMQQGYAHLPAGVCESSMGRLVSYEQATVWKVLEDDESNHCLAFMFVNWSFV; translated from the exons ATGATGGTCCACACGATGCACAGAGAGTCGCCGGATAAAGGGTTGGATTCCGGCAAGTATGTGAGGTACACGCCGGAGCAAGTGGAAGCtcttgagagagtttacactgaGTGCCCTAAGCCTAGCTCTCTCAGAAGACATCAACTCATTAGAGAGTCTCCCATTCTCTCCAACATCGAGCCCAAACAGATCAAAGTTTGGTTTCAGAACCGAAG ATGTAGAGAGAAGCAGAGGAAAGAAGCTGCTCGTCTCCAAACTGTCAACAGAAAGCTTAACGCCATGAACAAACTCTTGATGGAAGAGAATGATCGTCTACAGAAGCAAGTTTCCCACTTGGTCTATGAGAATGGCCACATGAAACACCAACTCCACACT GCTTCTGGGACGACCACAGACAACAGCTGTGAGTCTGTGGTCGTAAGTGGTCAGCAACATCAACAACAAAACTCTAATCATCCTCAGCATCTGCAACGTGATGCTAACAACCCAGCTGG tctCCTTTCTATAGCAGAGGAGGCCCTCGCAGAGTTCCTTTCCAAGGCTACAGGAACTGCTGTTGACTGGGTTCAGATGATTGGTATGAAG CCTGGTCCGGATTCTATTGGCATAGTCTCTATTTCGCGCAACTGCAGCGGAATTGCAGCACGTGCCTGCGGCCTCGTGAGTTTAGAACCCATGAAG GTTGCTGAAATCCTCAAAGATCGTCAATCTTGGCTCCGTGATTGTCGATGTGTGGATACTCTGAGTGTGATTCCTGCTGGAAACGGTGGTACTATCGAGCTTATATACACACAG ATGTATGCTCCAACAACTTTAGCAGCAGCTCGTGACTTTTGGACGCTGAGATACAGCACATGTTTAGAAGATGGTAGCTATGTG GTTTGTGAGAGGTCGCTTACTTCTACAACTGGTGGCCCCAACGGGCCACCTTCTTCAAGCTTTGTGAGAGCTGAAATGCGACCAAGCGGGTTTCTCATCCGTCCTTGCGATGGTGGTGGTTCCATTGTCCACATTGTTGACCATGTTGATTTGGAT GCTTGGAGTGTCCCTGAAGTTATGAGGCCTCTTTATGAATCTTCAAAGATTCTTGCTCAGAAAATGACCGTTGCT GCTCTGAGACATGCAAGGCAAATTGCACAAGAGACAAGTGGAGAAGTTCAGTACGGTGGAGGGCGTCAACCTGCGGTCTTAAGAACCTTCAGTCAAAAACTCTGTCG GGGATTCAATGATGCTGTTAATGGTTTTGTGGATGATGGATGGTCACCATTGGGTAGTAATGACGGTGCAGAGGATATTAGTGTTATGATAAACTTGTCTCCTGGGAAGTTTGGTGGGCCGTCTCACTACGGTAGCTCATTCCTCCCAAGCTTTGGAAGTGGTGTTCTTTGTGCTAAGGCATCTATGCTATTGGAG AACGTCCCACCAGCTGTGCTGGTTAGATTCCTTAGAGAACACCGCTCTGAATGGGCTGATTATGGTGTGGATGCTTATGCTGCTGCATCCCTCAGAGCAAGTCCTTTTGCTGTTCCTTGCGCTAGAGCTGGTGGCTTTCCGAGTAACCAAGTCATTCTCCCACTTGCGCAGACAGTTGAACATGAAGAG TTTCTTGAGGTGGTTAGACTTGAAGGTCATGCTTACTCACCTGAAGACATGGGTTTAGCTCGTGATATTTACTTGCTTCAG CTTTGTAGCGGTGTTGATGAAAATGTGGTTGGAGGTTGTGCACAGCTTGTCTTTGCTCCTATTGATGAATCATTTGCTGATGATGCACCTTTGCTTCCTTCTGGTTTCCGAGTCATACCTCTTGAACATAAATCAACCCCG AACGGTGCATCTGGGAACCGTACGTTGGATTTAGCATCGGCTTTAGAAGGATCAACACGTCAAGGAAGTGAAGCTGGCCCAAATGGTTGTAACTTTAGGTCGGTAGTGACCATAGCATTCCAGTTCACATTTGATAACCACACAAGAGACAGTGTTGCTTCAATGGCACGTCAGTACGTGAGAAGCATAGTGGGATCTATACAGAGGGTTGCTCTAGCCATTGCTCCTCGTCCTGGTTCTAGTATCAGTCCAATGTCTGCTCCCACTTCCCCTGAAGCTCTCACTCTGGTCCGTTGGATCTCCCGGAGTTACAG AGTTCACACTGGTGCAGATCTCTTTGGCTCTGATTCTCAAACCAGTGATGACACATTGCTGCGTCAACTCTGGAGCCACACTGATGCAATCTTGTGCTGCTCGCTCAAAACAAAC GCTTCACCGGTTTTCACATTTGCAAACCAAACCGGTTTAGACATGCTGGAAACTACTCTTGTAGCACTTCAAGACATAATGCTAGACAAGACACTAGACGAGTCTGGTCGTAAAGCTCTTTGCTCTGAGTTCCCCAAGATCATGCAacag GGATATGCTCATCTTCCTGCGGGTGTGTGTGAATCAAGCATGGGGAGATTGGTATCTTACGAGCAGGCAACAGTGTGGAAAGTTCTTGAAGACGATGAGTCAAACCATTGCTTAGCATTCATGTTCGTGAATTGGTCGTTCGTTTGA
- the LOC106395176 gene encoding non-classical arabinogalactan protein 31 codes for MAFNESILLHSLSLKQRTEMGTSVIKALKYLLLFNISLTFIYTNEVSASPVTLPAAKMSRRLVAVQGMVYCKSCKYSGINTLLEASPLQGATVKFACNNTKRGVTMETKTDKNGYFFMLAPNKLTTYGFHTCRAWPTNPGPAAATVTCTVPSQLNNGTTGAMLKPSKSINIAERGYVLFSVGPFAFEPACTR; via the exons ATGGCCTTTAATGAGAGCATCCTGCTTCACTCACTATCACTAAAACAAAGAACAGAAATGGGAACTTCAGTAATAAAAGCTCTCAAATATCTTCTACTTTTCAACATCTCCTTGACCTTCATCTACACCAATGAAGTCTCCGCTTCTCCAGTGACTCTACCGGCGGCAAAGATGAGCCGTAGACTTGTGGCGGTTCAAGGCATGGTTTATTGCAAGTCTTGCAAGTACTCCGGCATTAATACGCTCCTAGAAGCATCTCCTCTTCAAG GAGCGACTGTAAAGTTTGCATGCAACAACACAAAGAGAGGTGTGACGATGGAGACAAAGACGGACAAAAACGGATACTTTTTCATGTTAGCTCCGAATAAACTCACCACCTACGGTTTCCACACATGCCGGGCTTGGCCCACGAACCCAGGTCCCGCGGCTGCTACGGTGACATGCACCGTCCCTTCACAGCTCAATAATGGAACCACCGGTGCTATGCTTAAGCCTTCTAAATCAATCAACATAGCTGAACGCGGCTACGTTTTATTCTCTGTTGGTCCCTTCGCGTTTGAACCGGCATGTACTCGTTGA